In Nitratireductor thuwali, a genomic segment contains:
- a CDS encoding sugar phosphate isomerase/epimerase family protein produces the protein MTGRAPFLSFCNELLAEEGLGLAEQARFCAAVGYQGLELAPATLAGTPHLVSSAQAAEMRKLVEGEGLVVTGLHWLLTAYPHLSLTSRDPRQLAELKDVMLGLLDLCAALGGKIMVHGSPGQRQIDAQEALDDAIARVADFFGPIAEAAAARGLTYCFEPLSARETRFINTVSQAERLVEKVGHEAFRTMIDTSAAGQSEDMPVADLIRRKLPGGSIAHIQLNDTDRGAPGTGGDPFADIIAAIRQAGWDRPLALEPFKTIGDARATAAYGAATVRAYWEAAA, from the coding sequence GTGACCGGCCGCGCCCCGTTCCTCTCCTTCTGCAACGAGCTGCTGGCCGAAGAGGGCCTCGGCCTTGCCGAGCAGGCGCGATTCTGCGCCGCGGTCGGCTATCAGGGCCTGGAGCTAGCGCCGGCGACGCTGGCCGGGACGCCGCACCTCGTTTCGTCCGCGCAGGCGGCCGAGATGCGAAAGCTCGTCGAGGGCGAAGGCCTGGTGGTCACCGGCCTGCACTGGCTTCTCACCGCCTATCCGCACCTTTCGCTCACCAGCCGCGACCCCCGCCAGCTTGCCGAGTTGAAGGACGTCATGCTCGGCCTGCTCGACCTGTGCGCCGCGCTGGGCGGCAAGATCATGGTGCACGGATCGCCGGGCCAGCGCCAGATCGACGCGCAGGAGGCGCTGGACGATGCCATCGCCCGCGTCGCCGATTTCTTCGGCCCGATAGCGGAAGCGGCGGCGGCCCGCGGCCTGACCTATTGCTTCGAACCGCTTTCTGCCCGGGAAACACGCTTCATCAATACCGTTTCGCAGGCGGAACGGCTCGTGGAGAAGGTCGGACACGAGGCCTTCCGCACCATGATCGACACGAGCGCGGCGGGCCAGAGCGAGGATATGCCGGTGGCCGATCTCATCCGCCGGAAGCTGCCCGGCGGCAGCATCGCCCATATCCAGCTCAACGACACCGACCGCGGCGCGCCGGGCACGGGCGGGGATCCCTTCGCCGACATCATCGCCGCCATCCGGCAGGCCGGCTGGGACAGGCCGCTGGCGCTCGAACCCTTCAAGACCATCGGCGACGCGCGCGCGACGGCCGCCTATGGCGCGGCCACGGTACGCGCCTATTGGGAGGCGGCGGCATGA
- a CDS encoding enolase C-terminal domain-like protein — translation MSSAQLAFAIKSVRIHERPVELRLPFKFGSAAVRRTAQAFAAIIVETADGRRATGHSAQLMVPRWFNKAPGLTNEDTVEELRESVAQARQAVRGASNTASAAAHAADCRAGVEAAMTGGGTPRLAAGFGPALLEMALIDAACRLAGLPFDTALNADIFGLTDHCPDDLSQDALLHRLRKARLPRSIFLRHTVGQDAPLYERELGPGAPEDGLPVALETVIASQGVRYFKIKLNGDLDEDVGRLERLSAFLGERCPDYRATLDANEQYDLDAFAGLAARLAGDAALKLFAERMLFVEQPFARDVALGHDGIADLLRRTGLPVIIDESDESLDSFPRALELGYAGTSVKSCKGVFRALINAARADQHRAAGRTAQLSAEDLTCQPGLCIQQDLAMAGVCGATHIERNGHHFVAGMAGAPEEEVAAYLDRHGDLYRPFGDGDATLDIIDGTLSLGSLATPGFGSAVTPQFDPYASQETSE, via the coding sequence ATGAGCTCTGCGCAACTCGCCTTCGCCATCAAGTCGGTGCGCATCCATGAGCGCCCGGTCGAACTGCGGCTGCCCTTCAAGTTCGGCAGCGCCGCGGTGCGGCGCACGGCACAGGCCTTCGCAGCGATCATCGTCGAGACCGCGGACGGCCGCCGGGCGACGGGGCACTCGGCGCAGCTCATGGTGCCGCGCTGGTTCAACAAGGCGCCGGGGCTGACCAACGAGGACACGGTCGAGGAGCTGCGCGAAAGCGTGGCGCAGGCGCGGCAGGCTGTGCGCGGCGCCTCGAACACCGCCAGCGCCGCCGCCCATGCCGCCGACTGCCGCGCCGGCGTCGAGGCGGCCATGACCGGCGGAGGAACGCCCCGCCTTGCCGCCGGCTTCGGCCCGGCGCTGCTGGAGATGGCGCTGATCGACGCTGCCTGCCGCCTCGCCGGCCTTCCCTTCGACACGGCGCTCAACGCCGATATTTTCGGCCTGACGGACCATTGCCCGGACGACCTGTCGCAGGACGCCCTCCTGCACCGGCTGCGCAAGGCGCGCCTGCCGCGCTCCATCTTCCTGCGCCACACGGTGGGCCAGGATGCGCCGCTTTACGAGCGCGAGCTGGGCCCCGGCGCCCCCGAGGACGGCCTGCCCGTCGCGCTGGAAACGGTGATCGCAAGCCAGGGCGTGCGCTACTTCAAGATCAAGCTGAACGGCGACCTGGACGAGGATGTCGGGCGGCTGGAGCGCCTTTCCGCCTTCCTCGGCGAACGCTGCCCGGACTACCGGGCCACGCTCGACGCCAATGAGCAATACGATCTCGACGCATTTGCCGGGCTGGCGGCGCGCTTGGCCGGCGATGCGGCGCTCAAGCTCTTCGCCGAGCGCATGCTGTTCGTCGAGCAGCCCTTCGCGCGCGATGTGGCGCTCGGGCATGACGGCATCGCCGATCTGCTTCGCCGGACCGGCCTGCCCGTCATCATCGACGAGAGCGACGAGAGCCTCGACAGTTTCCCCCGGGCGCTCGAGCTCGGCTATGCGGGAACGTCGGTCAAATCCTGCAAGGGCGTCTTCCGCGCCCTCATTAACGCGGCCCGCGCCGACCAGCATCGAGCCGCCGGACGCACGGCGCAGCTTTCGGCCGAGGACCTGACCTGCCAGCCGGGCCTGTGCATCCAGCAGGATTTGGCCATGGCCGGGGTCTGCGGCGCCACCCATATCGAGCGCAACGGCCATCATTTCGTAGCCGGAATGGCCGGTGCTCCCGAGGAGGAAGTCGCCGCCTATCTCGACCGGCACGGCGATCTCTACCGCCCCTTCGGCGACGGCGACGCGACGCTCGACATCATCGACGGAACCTTGTCGCTCGGCTCGCTGGCAACCCCCGGCTTCGGCTCGGCCGTCACACCTCAGTTCGACCCATACGCATCTCAGGAGACCTCGGAATGA
- a CDS encoding Gfo/Idh/MocA family protein, which produces MKKQRIGIIMHGVTGRMGMNQHLIRSVLAIRDQGGIALSDGTMLVPDPILVGRNPDKIEALATRLGVARFTADLDAALANPDDTIFFDAASTKLRPELLKKAIDAGKHVYCEKPIAEKLDIAVDIARYAKEKGVKNGVVHDKLDLPGLLKLKRLRDAGFFGKILSVRGEFGYWVFEGDFLPAQRPSWNYRAEDGGGIISDMICHWRYVLDNVFAPVKSISCLGATHIPERWDENGRPYKATADDAAYATFELEGGIIAQINSSWAVRVRRDDLVTFQVDGTHGSAVAGLHSCLTQHRANTPKPVWNPDQKQTMNFFDDWEEVPDNMVFDNGFKVQWEEFLRHVAEDGPWKYTLVEGAKGVQLVDCALESWRKRCWVDVPALEI; this is translated from the coding sequence ATGAAGAAACAGCGCATCGGCATCATCATGCACGGCGTCACCGGACGCATGGGCATGAACCAGCACCTCATCCGCTCGGTGCTGGCGATCCGCGACCAGGGCGGCATCGCGCTTTCGGACGGCACGATGCTGGTGCCCGACCCGATCCTCGTCGGCCGCAACCCGGACAAGATCGAGGCGCTGGCGACCCGGCTCGGCGTCGCCCGCTTCACCGCCGATCTCGACGCCGCGCTCGCCAATCCGGACGACACCATTTTCTTCGACGCGGCCTCCACCAAGCTTCGCCCTGAACTGCTGAAGAAGGCGATCGACGCCGGCAAGCATGTCTATTGCGAAAAGCCCATCGCCGAAAAGCTGGACATCGCCGTCGACATCGCCCGCTATGCCAAGGAAAAGGGCGTCAAGAACGGCGTGGTCCACGACAAGCTCGACCTGCCCGGCCTGCTCAAGCTCAAGCGGCTGCGCGATGCCGGCTTCTTCGGTAAGATCCTGTCGGTGCGCGGCGAGTTCGGCTATTGGGTGTTCGAGGGCGACTTCCTGCCCGCCCAGCGGCCAAGCTGGAACTACCGCGCCGAGGATGGCGGCGGCATCATCTCCGACATGATCTGCCATTGGCGCTACGTGCTCGACAATGTGTTCGCGCCGGTCAAGTCCATCTCGTGCCTGGGCGCGACCCATATCCCCGAGCGCTGGGACGAGAACGGCAGGCCCTACAAGGCCACCGCCGACGATGCGGCCTATGCGACCTTCGAGCTCGAAGGCGGCATCATTGCGCAGATCAATTCGTCCTGGGCGGTGCGCGTGCGGCGCGACGATCTCGTCACCTTCCAGGTCGACGGCACCCATGGCTCGGCCGTGGCCGGGCTTCATTCCTGCCTCACCCAGCACCGCGCCAACACGCCCAAGCCCGTGTGGAACCCGGACCAGAAGCAGACCATGAACTTCTTCGACGATTGGGAGGAAGTGCCGGACAACATGGTCTTCGACAACGGCTTCAAGGTGCAGTGGGAAGAGTTCCTGCGCCATGTGGCCGAGGACGGCCCGTGGAAATACACGCTGGTCGAGGGCGCCAAGGGCGTGCAGCTCGTCGATTGCGCGCTGGAAAGCTGGCGCAAGCGCTGCTGGGTCGACGTTCCGGCGCTGGAGATCTGA
- a CDS encoding dihydrodipicolinate synthase family protein, giving the protein MAMLKLPDAQGGLVPLTLSTPKSHPVEPAAYNRKVLAAAHVVADPLADVDPWLEPAIDWDRTIAFREHLWDLGLGVAEAMDTAQRGMGLTWEHSLELIQRSVAAQKARGGGAVMACGAGTDHLPPSPDLSLDDVIAAYEEQCEAVEKAGGRIILMASRALAACARSPDDYGMVYDRILSKVAEPVIIHWLGEMFDPALEGYWGSSDHMRAMDTCLDILARNAAKIDGIKISLLSAEKEIAMRERLPEGVIMYTGDDFNYPDLIEGDERGYSHALLGIFDAIAPQAASALTALGKGERARYREILDPTVPLSRHIFKAPTRFYKTGVVFLAYLNGFQDHFTMIGGQESTRSTLHLAELIRLADAAGALSDPERAAARARPVFAARGLEV; this is encoded by the coding sequence ATGGCCATGCTGAAACTGCCGGACGCACAAGGCGGGCTCGTCCCGCTCACGCTTTCCACGCCGAAAAGCCACCCGGTCGAGCCCGCTGCCTATAACCGCAAGGTGCTGGCCGCCGCCCATGTGGTGGCCGATCCGCTGGCCGATGTCGACCCATGGCTGGAGCCGGCCATCGACTGGGACCGCACCATCGCCTTCCGCGAGCATCTGTGGGACCTCGGGCTGGGCGTCGCCGAAGCCATGGACACCGCCCAGCGCGGCATGGGGCTCACCTGGGAGCACTCGCTGGAGCTTATCCAGCGCTCCGTCGCGGCGCAGAAGGCAAGGGGCGGCGGTGCCGTGATGGCCTGCGGCGCGGGCACCGATCACCTGCCCCCCTCCCCCGATCTCTCGCTCGACGACGTGATCGCGGCTTACGAGGAGCAGTGTGAGGCCGTCGAGAAAGCCGGAGGGCGCATCATCCTGATGGCCAGCCGGGCGCTCGCCGCCTGCGCCAGATCGCCCGACGATTACGGCATGGTCTACGACCGCATTCTCTCAAAGGTGGCCGAGCCGGTCATCATCCATTGGCTGGGCGAAATGTTCGATCCGGCGCTGGAAGGCTATTGGGGCTCGTCCGACCATATGAGGGCAATGGACACCTGCCTCGACATTCTCGCCCGCAACGCGGCCAAGATCGACGGCATCAAGATCTCGCTGCTTTCGGCGGAAAAGGAAATCGCCATGCGCGAGCGCCTGCCGGAAGGCGTGATCATGTATACGGGAGACGATTTCAACTATCCCGACCTGATCGAGGGCGACGAGCGGGGCTACTCGCACGCGCTGCTCGGCATCTTCGACGCCATCGCCCCGCAGGCGGCCAGCGCGCTGACGGCGCTCGGCAAGGGCGAGCGGGCGCGCTATCGCGAAATCCTCGACCCGACGGTTCCCCTGTCGCGGCACATCTTCAAGGCGCCGACGCGCTTCTACAAGACCGGCGTCGTGTTCCTCGCCTATCTCAACGGCTTCCAGGACCATTTCACCATGATCGGCGGCCAGGAGAGCACGCGCTCGACGCTGCACCTTGCAGAACTGATCCGGCTTGCCGATGCAGCCGGCGCGCTGAGCGATCCCGAACGGGCCGCGGCGCGGGCGCGGCCCGTCTTCGCGGCGCGTGGGCTGGAGGTCTGA
- a CDS encoding sugar phosphate isomerase/epimerase family protein, whose product MPSAKDMSLNTATVREQWNLRQCIEGAARHGLGGIAPWRDKLAELGAKEAARMIADNGLVVTGLCRGGMFTRDGKVSQAALDDNKSAVDEAVTIGAACLVMVVGGLEPGSKDLGSAHRFVEEGLAKTLDYARAAGMPVAIEPLHPMYAADRACVSTMRQALDICDRLGPGIGVACDVYHTWWDFELEAQIARAGKDRLMAYHVCDWLVPTTDLLLDRGMMGDGVIDLPRIRSWVEKAGFTGLQEVEIFSAQNWWKRDPDEVLATIVERAAIC is encoded by the coding sequence ATGCCTTCCGCAAAGGACATGTCGCTCAACACGGCGACGGTGCGCGAACAGTGGAATCTGCGCCAATGCATCGAGGGCGCCGCGCGCCATGGGCTGGGCGGCATCGCGCCGTGGCGCGACAAGCTCGCCGAGCTCGGCGCGAAGGAAGCGGCCCGCATGATCGCCGATAACGGCCTTGTCGTCACCGGCCTTTGCCGGGGCGGCATGTTCACCCGCGACGGCAAGGTGAGCCAGGCAGCGCTCGACGACAACAAATCCGCCGTGGACGAGGCCGTGACGATCGGGGCGGCCTGCCTCGTCATGGTGGTCGGGGGGCTGGAGCCGGGGTCGAAAGATCTCGGCTCCGCCCACCGCTTCGTCGAGGAAGGCCTTGCCAAGACGCTCGACTATGCGCGCGCTGCCGGCATGCCCGTTGCCATCGAGCCGCTGCATCCCATGTACGCCGCCGACCGCGCCTGCGTGTCGACCATGCGCCAGGCGCTCGACATCTGCGACCGCCTCGGCCCCGGCATCGGCGTCGCCTGCGACGTCTACCATACCTGGTGGGACTTCGAGCTGGAGGCGCAGATCGCCCGCGCCGGCAAGGACCGCCTCATGGCCTACCATGTGTGCGACTGGCTGGTGCCGACGACCGATCTCCTGCTCGACCGCGGCATGATGGGCGACGGCGTCATAGACCTGCCGCGCATCCGCTCTTGGGTCGAGAAGGCCGGCTTCACCGGCCTGCAGGAAGTGGAGATCTTCTCCGCCCAGAACTGGTGGAAACGCGATCCCGACGAGGTGCTCGCCACAATCGTCGAACGCGCGGCGATCTGCTGA
- a CDS encoding M16 family metallopeptidase yields MYRFIVGVLAAPIIALVSLSALAQPSQPVPTGELIEKVDIPYERFTLDNGLRVLVHTDRKAPIVAVSVWYDVGSKDEPKGKTGFAHLFEHLMFNGTENVPGDFFEPLQQMGATDVNGTTSFDRTNYFETVPTGALERTLFLESERMGHLLGAVTQKTLDNQRGVVQNEKRQGDNRPYGLVEYARLAALLPEGHPYGHSPIGSMADLDAASLEDVRDWFRQYYGPNNAVLVLAGDVDVETAKPLVERYFGDIARGPEKEPVVAPIPTLVARKDEVMKDRVATTQLYRNWIVPGLNDPDTIPLSVGAYMLGGLATSRLENILVREEKVALSVSANVQMLAQIGFFEVRVEVAPGADTDMVSQRLDAILADYIEKGPTVDEVKRVVMRKVAGDIAGLESVGGFGGKAVALAEGLLYSGDPDFYKKQLAALAATTPAQVTAAMQKWLKRPAYALRVVPGDREPYEEAVASQANSSAPQEDEKPKPAPASEASAGAKAALDRSKLPELGRVEELDFPAVTRTKLSNGVEVVYANRNAVPLTRIALSFDAGLAADPQAKLGTQALMSALLEEGTTSLDSVEIAERQERLGATIYGGATMDRTDVNLSALSGNLAPSLDLFADIVRNPAFAPDKVEQQRERQLAGIANEMTEPFGLAFRTLPPLLYGTSHPYGAPGTGTGDPAAVAGTGRDDLIAFHRAWFRPEKARFFVVSDRPLADIEPLLEARFGDWQGQGPAGTKNFDAPLPAPRPRIVLVDRKDSPQSLIVGGMVLAIEGAEEMTDLLAANEVLGGGFLSRLNMDLRETKGWSYGVSAQIDRVAGRVPFVVTAPVQADKTGPALIALRTGIRAFLTDKGVTAAELERTKNGRIREIPGRFETSYAVLDGMQRNDLYGRPDDYYDTLAADYRDMTAAQLDSAAREAINDDQMIWVVVGDADKVKDQLESLDLPLEIVPSAPQL; encoded by the coding sequence ATGTATCGCTTTATAGTCGGGGTGCTTGCCGCGCCCATAATCGCCCTTGTCTCGCTATCAGCCTTGGCCCAACCGTCGCAGCCTGTTCCGACCGGCGAGCTGATCGAAAAGGTCGATATCCCGTATGAGCGCTTCACGCTCGACAACGGCCTGCGCGTTCTGGTGCACACCGACCGGAAGGCGCCGATCGTTGCCGTCTCCGTCTGGTACGATGTGGGGTCCAAGGACGAACCGAAGGGCAAGACGGGTTTCGCGCATCTTTTCGAGCATCTGATGTTCAACGGAACGGAAAACGTGCCCGGCGATTTCTTCGAACCGCTGCAGCAGATGGGCGCGACCGATGTCAATGGAACGACTTCGTTCGACCGCACCAACTATTTCGAAACCGTGCCAACGGGCGCGCTGGAGCGGACATTGTTCCTGGAATCGGAGCGCATGGGCCACCTGCTCGGTGCGGTAACCCAGAAAACGCTCGATAACCAGCGCGGCGTCGTTCAGAATGAGAAGCGGCAGGGCGACAACCGGCCCTATGGCCTCGTCGAATACGCGCGGCTCGCGGCGTTGCTGCCGGAAGGCCATCCCTATGGACATTCGCCGATCGGCTCGATGGCCGACCTCGACGCGGCGAGCCTTGAGGACGTCCGCGATTGGTTCCGCCAGTATTACGGGCCCAACAATGCGGTCCTCGTGCTGGCCGGCGACGTCGATGTGGAGACCGCGAAGCCGCTGGTCGAAAGATATTTCGGCGACATCGCGCGAGGCCCGGAGAAGGAGCCCGTCGTCGCACCGATCCCCACGCTCGTCGCCCGCAAGGATGAGGTGATGAAGGATCGCGTGGCCACCACGCAGCTCTATCGCAACTGGATCGTACCCGGTCTCAACGATCCCGACACGATACCGCTTTCCGTGGGTGCTTACATGCTCGGCGGCCTCGCCACCTCCCGGCTCGAAAACATCCTGGTGCGCGAGGAAAAGGTTGCGCTGAGCGTTTCAGCCAACGTGCAAATGCTCGCGCAGATCGGCTTTTTCGAGGTGCGCGTCGAGGTAGCGCCGGGCGCCGATACCGACATGGTTTCGCAACGCCTCGATGCGATCTTGGCCGACTATATCGAAAAAGGGCCAACCGTCGATGAAGTGAAGCGCGTCGTCATGCGGAAGGTCGCCGGCGATATTGCCGGGCTTGAATCGGTGGGCGGTTTTGGCGGCAAGGCCGTCGCGCTTGCAGAAGGCCTGCTTTATTCCGGCGATCCCGATTTCTACAAGAAGCAGCTCGCCGCCCTCGCCGCGACCACGCCGGCGCAGGTCACGGCGGCGATGCAGAAATGGCTGAAGCGCCCTGCCTATGCGCTGCGCGTCGTTCCCGGCGACCGGGAACCTTACGAGGAAGCGGTCGCGTCGCAAGCCAATTCCAGCGCGCCTCAAGAGGACGAAAAGCCGAAACCCGCACCTGCCAGTGAGGCAAGCGCAGGTGCGAAGGCTGCGCTCGATCGCTCGAAGCTGCCGGAACTGGGCAGGGTCGAGGAACTCGATTTCCCTGCAGTCACGCGCACCAAGCTCTCCAACGGCGTCGAAGTCGTCTATGCCAATCGCAATGCGGTTCCGCTGACGCGGATCGCGCTGAGCTTCGATGCAGGGCTCGCCGCCGATCCCCAGGCCAAGCTTGGTACGCAAGCCCTCATGTCGGCGCTTCTCGAGGAAGGCACAACCAGCCTCGATTCGGTTGAGATCGCCGAGCGCCAGGAACGCCTCGGCGCTACGATCTATGGCGGCGCAACGATGGACCGCACCGACGTCAATCTCTCCGCGCTGTCCGGCAATCTGGCGCCCTCGCTCGATCTGTTCGCGGATATCGTGCGCAATCCGGCCTTCGCGCCCGACAAGGTCGAGCAACAGCGCGAGCGGCAGCTTGCGGGCATCGCGAACGAGATGACGGAGCCTTTCGGCCTTGCGTTCCGCACGTTGCCCCCGCTGCTCTACGGCACCTCCCACCCCTATGGGGCGCCGGGCACGGGCACGGGCGATCCCGCCGCGGTTGCCGGGACCGGCCGCGACGACCTCATTGCGTTTCATCGCGCCTGGTTCCGCCCCGAGAAAGCGCGCTTCTTCGTGGTCAGCGACCGGCCGCTTGCCGATATCGAGCCGCTGCTGGAAGCGCGCTTCGGTGACTGGCAGGGGCAGGGGCCTGCCGGCACGAAGAATTTCGATGCCCCGCTTCCCGCGCCCAGGCCGCGCATCGTGTTGGTCGACCGCAAGGATTCGCCGCAGTCGCTCATCGTCGGCGGGATGGTCCTGGCGATCGAGGGGGCGGAGGAGATGACCGATCTTCTCGCGGCCAACGAGGTTCTGGGCGGCGGTTTCCTGTCGCGTCTGAATATGGACCTGCGGGAAACCAAGGGCTGGTCCTATGGCGTGTCGGCGCAGATCGACCGCGTCGCGGGGCGCGTTCCCTTTGTCGTCACCGCACCCGTGCAGGCGGACAAGACCGGACCGGCGCTCATCGCGCTGCGGACCGGGATCAGGGCGTTCCTGACCGACAAGGGCGTGACCGCTGCCGAGCTCGAGCGCACCAAGAACGGCCGCATCCGGGAAATTCCCGGCAGGTTCGAGACCTCCTATGCCGTGCTTGACGGGATGCAGCGCAACGATCTCTACGGGCGTCCGGACGATTATTACGACACGCTCGCTGCGGATTACCGCGACATGACGGCCGCGCAGCTCGATTCTGCCGCGCGCGAGGCGATCAACGACGATCAGATGATCTGGGTCGTCGTCGGCGACGCGGACAAGGTGAAGGACCAGCTCGAATCGCTCGACCTGCCCCTGGAAATCGTGCCGTCGGCGCCGCAGCTCTGA
- a CDS encoding maleate cis-trans isomerase family protein, giving the protein MSTERNARPKLGIILPDDPIASEMHRLDSWLAARGRDDVTALTLLSRIEGGHLEDILFKAGDAEVIGPVAGELAALGCDAIVWACTSGSFIGGLSWAQAQASALAVIAARPVTSTSLAFIAALNALQLDRVHLLGAYPEPVTQAFKACLASAGISVERWQALDSPDGPSSFRLSLVDEVDRFAGSLPARGDEPILIPDTAINSLDLVEDLERRTGRTVLTANQVSLWHGLSLLGVGTAISGAGRLLAGETRNTVSST; this is encoded by the coding sequence ATGAGTACCGAACGGAACGCACGGCCGAAACTCGGGATCATCCTGCCGGACGATCCCATCGCATCCGAGATGCATCGTCTCGATTCCTGGCTCGCCGCGAGAGGGCGCGACGACGTCACGGCGCTCACGCTTCTGTCCAGGATCGAGGGCGGGCATCTCGAGGACATCCTCTTCAAGGCCGGCGATGCGGAGGTCATAGGGCCTGTCGCGGGCGAGCTCGCGGCACTGGGCTGCGACGCCATCGTCTGGGCCTGCACCAGCGGCAGCTTCATCGGCGGGCTTTCCTGGGCGCAGGCGCAGGCGTCTGCCCTGGCCGTGATCGCGGCGCGCCCGGTCACCAGCACGAGCCTTGCCTTCATCGCCGCGCTGAACGCCCTTCAATTGGACAGGGTGCACCTGCTGGGGGCCTATCCCGAACCGGTAACGCAGGCGTTCAAAGCCTGCCTCGCCTCGGCCGGGATCTCGGTGGAACGATGGCAGGCCCTGGATTCGCCCGACGGCCCAAGCTCGTTCCGCCTCTCCCTCGTCGATGAGGTCGACCGTTTCGCCGGATCACTGCCGGCTCGTGGAGATGAACCCATCCTGATCCCGGACACGGCGATCAACAGCCTCGACCTCGTCGAAGATCTGGAAAGGCGAACCGGGCGCACGGTTCTGACAGCCAACCAGGTCTCGCTTTGGCATGGGCTTTCCCTGCTGGGAGTCGGAACAGCCATCTCCGGGGCGGGCCGGCTTCTGGCCGGCGAAACCCGTAACACAGTATCCTCGACATAA